Sequence from the bacterium genome:
TGACATATTAAGAAATTTTTATTAAATATTTTTCGTATGTAATAGAATGCTTCTTGTCTTTCTCCTTAGCTGCTTCAAATTCTCTCCTATATTCTTCCTTTTTAGATGCTTTAGCCCCGTATGCTATTGAGATTATATATATTTTGTCTTTTTCTTTGTATAATATTCTGCAGGTATGTTCACCATGCCCTGTATATTTAAAAATTTTATAACCTTCTTCTAAAAGTTCAATATCCGATGTATTTCTTTTTGCGAAATTATCTTTTAAAATTCTCTGGATAACTGGGTTATCATCAATTTTTATTTTTGACTCAGCCGTTATCCAGAAGATAATATAAGAATTTTTATATTCTTCCCATAATAATTTTCCTAAAGGTGTGAAATCACATAAATTTTCTTCAGTGTATATAATACTCTTGATAAAATAATTATCCTCATATCCAATTTTGTCTTTTATTTCATTCCACTGAACATCTTTCCTTCTTTCAAGTTCTATAAAGATATCATTATATTTATTAAATATCTCTTTATTAATAATTATAGGAACATTAGGAATTGATATCAGATTTTCTTCCTCTTCAAAAATATAATAAATTGGGACTTTTTTTATCTGGGCTATAATTGTTAAGTAGGGAATAGTGGCTTTATAACCACCTGTAATGTTTAATACTGGAACAGAAGATTGATAGAAATTAATGATATCTAATAATGTATCTACAAGATTGTAAAGACCTTCTTTTTGAAATATCTGTAAGGCCTTTACCTGTAAACCTTTAATCCTTTTAATGTCTGCTTCACTTGAGAATTTTTCTTTCATGTAATCCTTCAAAAACTCACTACATAATCTACATTCTGCAGTATCACTAACTAACAGATAATTTTTCGTATTTTCATCAACACGAAGTTTTGCTAAACTTTTTATTTCTGCAGGTAGTTTTTTTAAGTGCTCTGATACTTTTAAATTATACTTTGATAAATTTTCATATATTTCTCTTTTCTTTTTAGCCAGGTCTTCCCTGAAAGTATCAAAATATTCATAGGGTTTATCTTTGAAAGTATCCGTGTTAATACCTGCCTTTTCTATTGCAGATGTTCCCACAGTTGTAATTACACATTTCATTTTTGTATTCCTTTACGTCGTTCATACCACTTTCTTGCTTTTTCGTATTGTTGTTCTTTTTTTTAGAATATTCTTTACCCTGGCTCATTACATATTTCCTTTACTCTTCTTCTGTTTTGAGGGTTCCATCAGAATTTAGAAACTCATCTTTCAATTCGGTTTCACTTTTTAGATAAGCCGGTAGAGGTTGAACATTTTGTTTTTTATCCTCTAACAAATCTCCACTTTTCTCTTCAATGTTTAATATTTCAACCTCTTTGAAGTATCCATATCCAACAGCAGTTTTAGCACCTATACCTAAATTTTCCAGTGCTCCCTTGATTAATGTTTCAACATCCCTTTTCATTTCGTCGTTCTCTGTAATAAAAGGGAAAATAAATTTTGTGTCCTTTTTTACCGTTAGAAATTTTATAGGATTAGGAGAAAGCCAGTCAGCAGGTGGAGTAAGTTGTCCATTTTCTGTATCACCAGAATAATATGGTTGGTAGTGACAATTCATTACATCTATTTCTAACACAGGGAAGTTTTCAGGATATGCATCTAAAAATGTTACATTACCTTTATTCTTTTGATTTCCAAAGAGTTTTATGTAATTTTCATCTTGTTCAGATGCAAACTCTTCAATAGTCGCATATTTCTTCTTATTTTCATTCTCATCATTTTCTTTATATTCTCTTAATTTTTCTTCTAATTGTTCTCTATTTTGTTCTATGTAGTATGTACTCAACATACCTTTGACTGCAGTACCTGGTATATAAGGAACTCCTAAAATGTGGTGTAAAGTCATAGATGTTTCAAGAACACTATTTGTACCAAGTCCAACTACTAATCTCCAGTGGACCTTCCCGTATATCTGCGTTGCTTTTATCTGGGAAAGAAAGTATTTATATCTATTAACAAAATTCTTATAGAAGTTTTTACTTATAGAGGTAGATTTGGAATATGCCACTGCTCTATTTAAAACTTTGCTTTTGCCTTTTATTTGGTTTTTACTTCCTTCTTTTTCATATTCATATCTATTTTTATTTATTATCCAAAAATCTATATATTTATTAAGCAATAAACTTAGGTTTTCTATACCATTTATATTACTGGTCAGGATATTCTCTACATCTTTAGGTAAGATTATTCTTCCTTTCATAATTTGTTCTCCCTATGCTTTTGTTTCTAAATCTTCAAGTTCTGCTTCTGCAAATTTTCTAATCCATATTAAAAGTGAAAGAACTTCCTTTGTATATAAACGATACCTTGAACTATCACTATTTAAAATAGATTCTAAAATATCAGAAATTTTAAATTTTACTTTACACCACTCGTTGATATGTTCATATAACATTAAATGATGGTCTTTACCTTTTGCTTTAAGAAAAGCCAGAGATTGTCCCAATCCATTCTGTAAAATCATTGAAGCAAAACCCCTTGATAATGATTTATATTCTTTGTTGTTTTTATTCTTTACGTCCTGTATTTTAGTAAAAGCAAATTTAGCCCTTTCTTGTTCTATCGTCTTTAACATTTTCTATCCTCCTGTTATAACCAATTAATTCTGACAAATCCCTTTCCTACAGTTTCATTACCCCCTATTTGAATATAAGATGTCATTTCCGTTAATTTATCTACAATATTTTTCGCTTCAATAACCTGTTTTTTATCTCTTGTTTTAACTACAAAAAGAGAAAAGTAAAGTATTGTATCCATAGGGAGATACTCTTCTGACCATAAAGCACCTTCCTGAACTACTCCTGTGTTTTTGTCTATTCTTATTCTTGTAATAACCTCTGTTGACATCTCTACAAAGTCCCTGAAAACATCATCTGAAACAATACATATCTTCTTTTTGAGGGATTCTTTCAGATACTTATATTCATCCTCCTTAGGAACTATGGCTTCAATGATTGAATCAAAAGAAGATGGTTCAATATCCTGCTTATTAAATAGATATTCTTCAAGTACTACTTGATTACCTATACATATAGAATTATCCGAGACAATAATATGTTCATTCTCCACTGGTTCAACATCAGGAACCTGAATTGAATTTATACCTGCCATTGCGAGAGAACGTCTGAATTTTTCAAGAACATCTTTACAGGTAATCCATACATAAACATCCTTGAGGGATTTTACTGGATAAAAAAGCACTCTTGCATCACTGAAAGATACAGCAGATGCAAAATCACCACCTTCTTCTCCGCTTTTTTCAGGACCAAATATAGCATCAATATCGTCTCCTTTGTAATACTGTCTAAACACCCCTTTGATTTCTGACCCCTGAATTCTCGGATAGTTTGTGTATCTTTCCCGCTGGATTGGCTGGTCAATAATACCTACATCCTGTCCTACACCACAATGGATTGGACTTTCTGCAATCAAAAAACCGATTTTGTTTTGTTCAAACATTTATCCCTCCTATTAGTACTGTTCCAAATCCTGTTTTTTCGTTTTCATCAGAAAAATTATTGTTAAGAAAATAATCAAATATCTTATCTATTGCATCTTCAGAATTATCAGATAATTCAAAGTAATACACACTGCCAGATGGAACTACTTTCTTTATATGTTTTGGTTTCTGATTTGCAAGGTCCCAGCCAGATACAACCTCTGGTTTATTAAGGCATACTGAAATGAGTTTAATTTTAATTCCATATATTTCCAACTCAAAATTATCATTAAATCTCTCTGACAACCATCCTTTTTTGAATAAAGCAGGTGTAAGAAATATCAGTTTAAATTTCTTTGTATTTTGTACTATTTTTTTTATCTCATGAGTTATATCATAATAATACTTAAATGGGTTATCAGAAATTTCTTCATATTCACATACTCTATTTGCTCCTCCTAACTTTATAAATCCTCGTTTAGACAATAGAGAAAAATCTTTTACTTCAGCACACAGTGACCACTGGTCTTTATTACAATCCTTAAGTCGCACAAATCCCATAGTATAAAGCAATCCTTCTTCAGATACATTGGTTTCTCTGTTAATACCAAGTCCTGTGCGCATTTCATAATTGAATATCTCATCTGTACTCTTTATATCAGAAGTTTTAATAGAAACACCAAGAGAATATTCTGTGAAAGAAGAGATCGACATATAACCATTTATATCTTTTAGTCGTTTTTCTTTAATTGTATGGGGGAAAAAACATTCTAATTCCTTTAAATCTGTTGATATTCCATATCGTTTCCAGTCAAAAGGGGCTAATACACAAAGTTCATCGCTATCCTCTATTTTTTTAATATCAGATGGCACTCTTATAAAAACAGATTCACCGTTATGTAATAGAAATGGACCTTTTAGAGTAAAATCACCAAACTGGTTCGGAGTGCCTAATTCTTTTATTATTTTTTCTAATCCTGCTTTTTCAACCATTGCGGTATTGGAAAAACTGACATTGCCTGTTTTGTAAGTATCATAATCACAACCAAGTTTTTCAAGGACAGTAGTTCTCAATGCACCATATAGTGTCTGTGAGAAAGGTGGAAAAATTGATTTGGTAAAGTGTTCACTACCTCTACCAAATGGTTTTGAATCTCTGAAAAATAAAACATCAACCGGTTTAATATTGATAATCAATTTTTACCCCCTGATGATAAAAAACGTAAAACGAGAAAGAGATTTTCTATTGGCTCTTTACTTGTATTGTTGGATATAAGATTATTAAATTTTTGATACATCTTATTTATTAAAGAATTTTTTATTGCTATTTTTTCCTTCGCATCTTTTTTACTTTGAATAAGAATGTGTCTTGTCAATCCAAGTTTTAGTAAAGATTTTATTAAATCCTGACTCTCTCCAATCCTTCCAATATCGTTGAACATAGATTGGAAAAATGACATAGAAAGTCCATCACTATCTTGTTTTCCTGCAACATTTTCCAGGATGGTTTTTATCTCTTCTATAATCAAAGTATTCTCATTCTTCCATTTTGACCCATATTTTACAATATTACCTGAACGCTTTATTATTTTTATTACAAAAGCATCTCTTCCATAGATATCTTTTGCTTCTTTCTGAACACTCTGAACTGTCTTCAATGTATCTGTTAAATCGTGGTCTTTGTGGGCTATAACTATTCCTGCAGACATTGTTGCTTTATCTCCAAGCGTAGAATAGATCGTTTTATTTTTTCCTTCTCTTATTACAATATAACCATTTTTGTGGGCTAAAAATATATTGTTATCTTCGTTTATGTTGCCAGAAAATGTAAATCTTATTTTTTGCGCAACTTCAATGGCATATTCCACTGGAATAAAAGCAAGAACATCATCACCACCAGAGTATACCAGTTTACCAGGGTATTGATATTCAACAATATCTCTAACAAGTTTTAAAGAGAACTTGTTAAGTGCCCGGCTTATAAAAGAGTGAAGAGATGGAGATAAATTCCGCTTAAGATTTTGTGTATTTGGAGGGATTGATGATACAGCATCACTGTGAACTACTTCTTTCCATGAAGGAAAGTTCTCATGAGTTCCACTCAGCCATTTCCCCATATTATCTCCATCCATAGAGATAACTGCAAAATACTTGGAAGGTTTATCTCCAACATTTTTAATGATATGCTTGATTGAACCAATATCAGTTCCCCTGATTTGTTGAATAAAGTCCTTTTTCTCATTATACTTTATGCCATACTCAGATAAGTTTTTTTCAGTAAAACTTTCTTCAAAAAGCCATTGACCATCATAGCAAAGAAAATCTTTAATCGTATCATCATTAAGATTTAACTTCTTGATTTTATCTGAGATAAACCTTATAGAAAAACAGTTAAAAGTTTTTTGAATACCTATTTGTTTTAATAAATCTACATATTTTTTTACAGAACATGAGACATCAGGACTATTCCATTTTTCAATGACAGCAATTTTAAACGGAAGGGTGGCAATTGTTGCTGTAGAAGGGAAAGAAACTTCTTGATTATTAAATATCTCTTTAAAATATAGTTCACCTGCCATCCTTTTTATAAAACAAATTGCACAGAGTTTCTCTTTCCCATCAATATTTATCTTGAAATCACTCACTTTTGCAATTTCTTTCCAGAATTCTGTGGGATTTCCTTTGTTAACAAGAATTTCTCTTTCGCCACAGAGGGAACATTTATTAAGTTGTCTTGGTGAATTCGTTAATTGATTAAAAGTTCTGATATTTTTACGAGAGTTAAAAGCAGTATCTATTATTTTATAAAGGTGCTGCCAGAAATTTCCTATATTGGAATATTCTGTTTCTATCGTAGCTTTTGTTTCTTCTCCAAAGATGTCTTTATAGTTCTGCTGCAAGGTATCTATAGCAGGCAATTTATAAATTACATAATAGGTTTCAAAGAAATTTTCTATTTGACTAGACCAGATTTTTTCAACTTCACTATCAGAAAATTTATCTCTAAATGTTTCAGAATCTTTAATTTTCTTTGCTATTTCATAAAAAGATGTTTTTATTGTTTCTTGCATTGATTTTGCTATTGTTTCTGCTTGGTTATGAGGAAGTATAGCAAATATTATATTAGATAAAGAAGGTATAGAAATATTTCTCATAAAGTTATCATTGGCAATTTTTATTTCATATGTATTTTTCAAAAATCTATCAATTAGAGGTTGGTTTTTTATATTAGGTAATATTATATGTTCTGGTCCTGCATTATCTATTATAACTTCAATGGCTTTTGATGTAAGATATGAGATAATGTAACTACCCATCCAGTAGTCCTCAGTTCTTTTAGAAGTAAGGATAAAACTCTGAACAGGCCCAAAAGAGAATTTTAAAAAAGCAGGTTCTGGTAAAGAACCTGTAATAGCTACAGAAAGCCAATTATGGTCCAATATAGAATGGTCAGGAATTCTTGTATCAGCAGGTAATAAATTCCACAGATTTCCTAATTTAAATTTTTCTATTTCTAAATCTGTAAATATATCCGGGATATTCCGCCAGAGGTTAATTAAAAATGTTTTATCATTTTTAGAATTATTTTTGAGATTTACGATAGATTCAGATATAACTCTTTCTAATTCCTGATATTCAGGAGAAATATATCCATATTTAGATATCTCTAATCTTTCACTACCGAGTGGATGTGTTAGTTCTGGTTTTTTATTGAAATCTATTGTAATATTCTGTGTAAACCTGATTCTATCAGCAGCAGCCGAAATTCTATCACTCTCTTCAATTTCGTCTGTAAATAATTTTTCTTCTGGTTTTACAAGATTATAATATTCTTCTGCTTTTTCTTTATGTCTATAGATATTGAATGGTTTATCAATAGGGTCATGGAAAAACGCTCTTAGTTTGTTATTCATATCAATGTCTCCATTTTTTTACTCAAATAGTTATTAAAATTCTCACATATTTGTTCAAATTCTTTATTTTTCTGAATCCAGTCAGATAATTTCTTACCGTCACGGTCTTCTGTCATAGAAGCACAATAGTTTGATGGTAAAAATAATATATAAGCGGAGAATTTATTATCATCTTCCTTTATTACTTTTAAAAAATATGGCTTCGCATGTCTTTCTAAAAATGATTTAAACCCTCCATTTGGGTTATTACGTGTTGGGGTATTAAGTGGCGCTCCGATATATTGCCTTTTCATATATATGTGACTGCCTTCTAAATTCAATCTTGCCTCTCTATAAATTTTCCCTATTTCAGCAAGAGATTTATCCCAAGAGTCAAATATATTTTTTGCTTTGAACAGTCTTAATCCATTAGCAAAGGATAAATAATCAGTAGTATTTCTATTATTTATCATCTTATTTAAAATATCCTTTGTTGGTATAACATTTTTGATATATTCTTCTCCTATAGGCTTAAAAATTTCTCTATTTAACACTCTAAAACTCCCAAATCCATTTCTTGATTTTGCTCCAAGTCCACCAAAAGCATTGAGATAATAAAGAGATTTTAAAACATCTTTAAATTTATCAATGTTATTATAGAGGAATAAAATGATAAATCTTGTATTTGGAACAAAGTATTCAGAGATAACTTCATTACGTCGTATATTTTTATTGTATTCACAGCAACCATATGATAAATATTCAAGGATATTTATTTTAAAAGATTTCTTCCCAGATTTGACATCTATAAGGTGGCTCGGTAAAGAATTTTTAGAAGGATTAATAGAATCATATAGCAGTTTTATTGAAAAACTTGATTTTCCAGCATCACTGCTTCCAAAAATTTTATCTTCTTTTTCTTTCAATTGTTGAAGATTATCTGAATTGTTTATCGCACGCCACCAGAATCTCAACAGACCTTTAATTGATGGTGCTCTTAATTCAGCTGTCCTACCATCTGCACCTCCAAGAAACATAGGAGTTATTACTTCAACTTCACATTTCAATGTTTTCCACATTATCTCTTCTCCTTAGATTTTCTATCCTGTACTTTCCCAAGCCGAAGGTGGTGTTTTTGCCGGTATGGAGATAGGAACCGAGAATAATGAGAGGCAGGAAATCATCTATATTCCCTTTGTATGTTATCTCTCCCACAATTCCTCCAAGTTTCATTGTGGTTTTCTGACGGGTTGAATATCTTTCAAATTCAACCCATCTTGTTTCACATACTTCTATTCTAATATCTTCTGATTTTTTAATCAAGTCATTCCAGTGATATTCAATTTTTTTATCACACCAGTGTTCTGAAAGGAAAGTTATCCGATGGATTAAACTCCTTACAAGATAATGAAACTCAATTATAGAGACGAATTTTCCGTTATATTTTATTCTTGTTGGGGTTATAAACTTTAGAGTAAGTTTTGTAGTGGGTTCAGTCCCTATCTCTTTTACCCTTCCAATATCTGGTTTTGTCAGAGAACCTTCTTCTGCATTATATATTTCCTTTTCTTCAGGATATTGTTGTAAAACTGATTCTATTGTGAAATTTTTTCTCTGATATCCAAAACCGGTTTCTCCGAGGGTTTGTATGGAAACAAAAAAATAAGGAAGATATTTTATTGAATTCCCGATAAGTGTAAGTTGTAAAGGCAGGATATCATTTTTGTTATAGATATTCTTCCTATAAGTTTCAATATCTAAAATGTAAGGTCTTGGTATATCCAGTGTTTTGAGAGTGGCATTTGAGTTTTGTATTTTGCTTTCAAAGAGTAGAGAGTAAGCACATTCACCTGATAATATACAGTCAACACAGGTTGATTTATTTTTAAAAATACAGGTCGCTTTTTTAAAGGCATATCCAAAGCCACCTCTTATTGTACTTCCATAAAATTTATTTAATATAATTTCTTCATCAGGTCTTATTCTGAAAAGGAATATGGAGAATGGTATCTGCTGGAGCTGTTGCATAAGAGATGAAGATTTCATAGTTTCTTTATATCATAAAATAGAAATTCAGGCAAGATAATTTTTAAAGTATTTTAGAGTATGGTAAAGAATAGTTTTGTGAAAAAATGTGGAAGTGATGTGGGTGGAGGGAAGCCATACTATCGGAGGTCTTCCGAGTGCTTCCCACAGTTGGATTGTTGCTCTCACAGGAACGATAAGGTCAAATCTACCGTTAATCATAAGGACATTCCTCGGTTGGTTTAGATGTGCATATGTTAAAGGGTCTATTAAAAACCATTCTCTCGGACAGCAAATATCTTCTATTTCCTCAGGCATATTTACTCTTCTTACTTCTTTCAGGTATTCAATATAGTCCTTCGTCATATTTCTATAATCTCTGATACGGAGTCCTTTAATCATTTCACCCACAACGATGGGAAGTGTTGCAATACCTCTGGTGAATATGTAGTGAAGATTACCTCCTCCTAATATAGATACGCCTGCTTTAATACGTTTATCAATCCCCATTACGGTGTTAAGAATGATAGCTCCTAAACTTATTCCAACCATACCTATCTGTCCTTTAATTATTTTTTCTCCATCTTCCAGCCAGTCGCAGAGTGCCATAATATCTATTACTGCCTGACGATATGCATTTACAGACCGGTTTACATCAGTAGTAATAAATAAAGAGCCGCTTTTGTATCTTTTGTGTGCTCTGTTCATATGATAAGGAAGGTGTAAAAGGTATGCACCAAATCCTCTTTTTGCCAGTTCTCTGGCAAACCATTCAGTAGCACCATTTTTGTTTTCCATCCAACTATGTATAAGAACAATGGGAATCCATTTCTCCATATTTAAGGGCTCAAATACATCAACATATACAGTGTCATTGAAAGGATATCCTGAAGTAAAACCAGAAGGGAAAGAAAGCATGCCTTTATTGTAAAGGGCGCTTCTTTCTGTGATAACATAATGGAACCCAGTTATCTTTGCATATTGATAGAACTTTATCATAAAAGTATTTCTCCTACTTCTTAATTATCTATTCTATAAAGAGAATGTCAAGAAAATTCTTTTACCCCTATTCTCTCCCCCAGTTGAGTGAGAAAGAAAAGGGGAAATTAACTTGACTGGTGTATAATAGTTATAAGGAGAAATAATGAAGATAGGCGCACATATATGGATAGGTAAGGGACTGGGAAGTGTTGTTGAGACCGCTGATTTTTTGAGTTGTGATTGCTTCCAGATGTTTCTTCAAAATCCCCGTTCATGGAAAAGGAAGGAAAGAGAAAATACAGAAGTTATGAAGTTCAGAGAAGGAGTTAGAAAGCATAATATTGCTCCCGTAGTAGTTCATATGCCGTATATAATGAATCTATCTTCCCCTGATAGAGAAATTTTGTATAAGTCCAGAATGTTATTTGAATATGAAATGGCAGAAGCAGAAAAACTGGGTGCTGACTATTATGTTATACATCCAGGCAGTCATAAAGGAGAAGGGATTAAAACAGGTATTAAAAACCTTGCGGAAAGTATTAAATCGTTTGTTGTAAAAAAACCAAAGATACTTGTTGAAAATACTGCAGGACAGGGTAATACAATAGGTGGAAGGTGGGAGGACTTTGTTTATCTTTTTGAAAGATTTGGAGATAGCATTGGAATATGTTTTGATACCGCACATGCTTTCCAGTCAGGGTATGATATAAGAGATGAAGAGAAACTTTTAGAGATGCTGAAAATAATAGATGCGAAACTTATACGTAAAGGAATTCTTATAGTCCATTCCAATGATTCTTTTTCTCCTCTGGCTTCACATCTTGATAGACACCAGCATATCGGGAAGGGGCATCTCGGAATAAAAACATTTGAGATACTTATAAAAAATGGTTATATCGGAACACTACCATTTATAATTGAAACACCAAAGCTGGATATATCTGCGGATGAAAAAAATCTTGATATATTGAGAAAAATTGGTAGAAAATATCAACGTTATTAGGCATCCAGGGTTTTACCTTATAAGAACAGCATATTTGAATATGAAAAGTACTGCTATTACAATCAATATCCAGTTAAGTTCTCTGTATCTTCCCGAAGTAAGTTTGAAAATAACATAGGATATAAATCCCATAGCCATTCCATCTCCGATATTATATGTAAGAGGGATACCTAATAGAGTAAGGAAGGCGGGGATACTTTCTGTATGGTCTTCCCATTTTATCTTTTTAACAGTACCCATTATTAAACTTCCTATTATGATGAGTGCAGGTGCAGTTACAGGGTAAAGTGTTATTCCTCCTTCTCCGGGGATACCTGTTCCTACCATTCGGACAAAAGGATAGAAAAATAAAGCAAGTAGGAAACAGATAGCAGTTATCACTGATGCAAAACCGGTCTTTCCACCGGATGAGACACCCGCAGCACTTTCAATATAACTTGTTACAGTGGATGTTCCTAACATTGCACCTGCAACAGTTCCTACTGCGTCTGAGAATAAGATTCTTTCTGCTCTCGGTAGTTTACCGTCTTTCATAAATCCTCCTGCTTGTCCTATTCCTATGACGGTTCCCACTGTGTCAAACACATCCATAAAGAGAAATACAAATATTACAGTAAATATTCCATATCTTATTGCACCTACTACATCCATCTTCATAAATGTAGGAGAGATGGAAGGTATTTTTCCTGCAATACCCTGATATTCTACTAAACCCATGGCAAGTCCAATAAGCCCTGTAATGACCATACCTAAAAGGATTCCACCTTTTATCTTTCTGGCAATTAAAATTCCTGTGATGAAAAGTCCTATAACGGAAAGTAAGACCTCCTTTTGGTGGAAGTTTCCCAGTGAGACGACCAGTCCACTTTTTTTAATAATACCTGCCTGTAGAAAACCTATAAATGCAATAAAGAATCCTATACCTGCTGCTATTCCATACTGAAGTGTTTCTGGTATCGCGTTTATAAGTTTTTCACGCACCCGCCATAGTGAAAGGACTATAAATATAACTCCGGAAATAAAAACTGCTCCAAGAGCGGACTGCCAGGCAATACCCATACCGAGCACAACCGTGAATGTGAAATAGAAGTTCTGTCCCATACCCGGCGCAAGTGCGATGGGATAGTTAGCATAAATTCCCATCAGTAGGGTTGCTATGGCTGATGAGAGACAGGTGGCAACCATAACTGAACCAAAATCCATTCCTGCCTGAGATAAAACCGCTGGCTGGACAACTATAATATAAGCCATTGCCATAAATGTTACAATGCCTGCTAATACCTCTGTTTTTAGGTCGCTTCCATATTCCTTAAATTTGAAGAATTTTGCTATCATTATCCACCCCATCTTATTTTTTTGATTTTATAATTTTAAAAAATAAGTAGCAAATAATTCTTTCTTATTTCTCTTTTTCTGTGAAAGAGGAAACAGCATAGGTTTCACCCTCACTCTGTCTTGCCCTGACGGGCTTCGGGCACCCTCCTCACCATCTCGGCGGGCGTGCTATACGCTGCTCCTTACCTGTCGCACCAGCACCCCTCTCCC
This genomic interval carries:
- a CDS encoding putative CRISPR-associated protein, with protein sequence MKCVITTVGTSAIEKAGINTDTFKDKPYEYFDTFREDLAKKKREIYENLSKYNLKVSEHLKKLPAEIKSLAKLRVDENTKNYLLVSDTAECRLCSEFLKDYMKEKFSSEADIKRIKGLQVKALQIFQKEGLYNLVDTLLDIINFYQSSVPVLNITGGYKATIPYLTIIAQIKKVPIYYIFEEEENLISIPNVPIIINKEIFNKYNDIFIELERRKDVQWNEIKDKIGYEDNYFIKSIIYTEENLCDFTPLGKLLWEEYKNSYIIFWITAESKIKIDDNPVIQRILKDNFAKRNTSDIELLEEGYKIFKYTGHGEHTCRILYKEKDKIYIISIAYGAKASKKEEYRREFEAAKEKDKKHSITYEKYLIKIS
- the cmr6 gene encoding type III-B CRISPR module RAMP protein Cmr6 encodes the protein MKGRIILPKDVENILTSNINGIENLSLLLNKYIDFWIINKNRYEYEKEGSKNQIKGKSKVLNRAVAYSKSTSISKNFYKNFVNRYKYFLSQIKATQIYGKVHWRLVVGLGTNSVLETSMTLHHILGVPYIPGTAVKGMLSTYYIEQNREQLEEKLREYKENDENENKKKYATIEEFASEQDENYIKLFGNQKNKGNVTFLDAYPENFPVLEIDVMNCHYQPYYSGDTENGQLTPPADWLSPNPIKFLTVKKDTKFIFPFITENDEMKRDVETLIKGALENLGIGAKTAVGYGYFKEVEILNIEEKSGDLLEDKKQNVQPLPAYLKSETELKDEFLNSDGTLKTEEE
- the cmr5 gene encoding type III-B CRISPR module-associated protein Cmr5 encodes the protein MLKTIEQERAKFAFTKIQDVKNKNNKEYKSLSRGFASMILQNGLGQSLAFLKAKGKDHHLMLYEHINEWCKVKFKISDILESILNSDSSRYRLYTKEVLSLLIWIRKFAEAELEDLETKA
- the cmr4 gene encoding type III-B CRISPR module RAMP protein Cmr4 produces the protein MFEQNKIGFLIAESPIHCGVGQDVGIIDQPIQRERYTNYPRIQGSEIKGVFRQYYKGDDIDAIFGPEKSGEEGGDFASAVSFSDARVLFYPVKSLKDVYVWITCKDVLEKFRRSLAMAGINSIQVPDVEPVENEHIIVSDNSICIGNQVVLEEYLFNKQDIEPSSFDSIIEAIVPKEDEYKYLKESLKKKICIVSDDVFRDFVEMSTEVITRIRIDKNTGVVQEGALWSEEYLPMDTILYFSLFVVKTRDKKQVIEAKNIVDKLTEMTSYIQIGGNETVGKGFVRINWL
- the cmr3 gene encoding type III-B CRISPR module-associated protein Cmr3 produces the protein MIINIKPVDVLFFRDSKPFGRGSEHFTKSIFPPFSQTLYGALRTTVLEKLGCDYDTYKTGNVSFSNTAMVEKAGLEKIIKELGTPNQFGDFTLKGPFLLHNGESVFIRVPSDIKKIEDSDELCVLAPFDWKRYGISTDLKELECFFPHTIKEKRLKDINGYMSISSFTEYSLGVSIKTSDIKSTDEIFNYEMRTGLGINRETNVSEEGLLYTMGFVRLKDCNKDQWSLCAEVKDFSLLSKRGFIKLGGANRVCEYEEISDNPFKYYYDITHEIKKIVQNTKKFKLIFLTPALFKKGWLSERFNDNFELEIYGIKIKLISVCLNKPEVVSGWDLANQKPKHIKKVVPSGSVYYFELSDNSEDAIDKIFDYFLNNNFSDENEKTGFGTVLIGGINV
- the cas10 gene encoding type III-B CRISPR-associated protein Cas10/Cmr2 — translated: MNNKLRAFFHDPIDKPFNIYRHKEKAEEYYNLVKPEEKLFTDEIEESDRISAAADRIRFTQNITIDFNKKPELTHPLGSERLEISKYGYISPEYQELERVISESIVNLKNNSKNDKTFLINLWRNIPDIFTDLEIEKFKLGNLWNLLPADTRIPDHSILDHNWLSVAITGSLPEPAFLKFSFGPVQSFILTSKRTEDYWMGSYIISYLTSKAIEVIIDNAGPEHIILPNIKNQPLIDRFLKNTYEIKIANDNFMRNISIPSLSNIIFAILPHNQAETIAKSMQETIKTSFYEIAKKIKDSETFRDKFSDSEVEKIWSSQIENFFETYYVIYKLPAIDTLQQNYKDIFGEETKATIETEYSNIGNFWQHLYKIIDTAFNSRKNIRTFNQLTNSPRQLNKCSLCGEREILVNKGNPTEFWKEIAKVSDFKINIDGKEKLCAICFIKRMAGELYFKEIFNNQEVSFPSTATIATLPFKIAVIEKWNSPDVSCSVKKYVDLLKQIGIQKTFNCFSIRFISDKIKKLNLNDDTIKDFLCYDGQWLFEESFTEKNLSEYGIKYNEKKDFIQQIRGTDIGSIKHIIKNVGDKPSKYFAVISMDGDNMGKWLSGTHENFPSWKEVVHSDAVSSIPPNTQNLKRNLSPSLHSFISRALNKFSLKLVRDIVEYQYPGKLVYSGGDDVLAFIPVEYAIEVAQKIRFTFSGNINEDNNIFLAHKNGYIVIREGKNKTIYSTLGDKATMSAGIVIAHKDHDLTDTLKTVQSVQKEAKDIYGRDAFVIKIIKRSGNIVKYGSKWKNENTLIIEEIKTILENVAGKQDSDGLSMSFFQSMFNDIGRIGESQDLIKSLLKLGLTRHILIQSKKDAKEKIAIKNSLINKMYQKFNNLISNNTSKEPIENLFLVLRFLSSGGKN